A DNA window from Acetobacter aceti NBRC 14818 contains the following coding sequences:
- a CDS encoding nucleoside/nucleotide kinase family protein: MSQTNNGSQPYTAPRPVRAQKASLAPLVALIGCDGAGKTAISSEISAQLNQIRPTRTFYLGLGSGDLGRRIGTIPLIGPALEKLLTGKARKTRSKGEKIPGLVTALVVYGFSLLRYRRFLKMQNTRKHGIAVITDRYPQTEIPAFHDGPGLSAGRPGNRLVAALARSELRLYQKMTTIKPNLVIRLDVDPQTALNRKPDHDLATLIAKAATTQKLTFGGAPIVTIDARSPYEQVKKEVMRLCCPVILGTS; encoded by the coding sequence ATGAGCCAGACCAACAACGGTTCGCAGCCTTATACTGCCCCACGGCCAGTCCGCGCCCAGAAAGCGTCGCTCGCTCCGCTCGTGGCCCTGATTGGCTGTGACGGCGCAGGCAAAACTGCCATTTCCAGTGAAATCTCAGCCCAGCTTAATCAGATCCGCCCTACCCGGACCTTCTATCTCGGTCTGGGCTCTGGTGATCTGGGCCGCAGGATCGGCACCATTCCGCTGATCGGACCGGCTCTGGAGAAACTGCTGACCGGCAAGGCCAGGAAGACCCGCTCCAAAGGCGAGAAGATTCCCGGTCTGGTGACCGCTCTCGTCGTGTACGGATTCTCACTGCTCCGTTATCGTCGTTTTCTGAAAATGCAGAATACCCGGAAGCACGGTATCGCTGTTATCACAGACCGTTATCCCCAGACCGAGATTCCAGCATTCCATGATGGTCCCGGCCTGTCCGCCGGTCGTCCCGGCAACCGTCTTGTCGCGGCGCTCGCCCGGAGTGAACTGCGGCTCTACCAGAAGATGACCACCATTAAACCGAACCTTGTGATCAGGCTGGATGTCGACCCGCAAACGGCCCTCAACCGGAAACCGGATCATGATCTGGCGACGCTCATCGCAAAAGCGGCCACCACACAGAAACTGACCTTTGGAGGCGCACCGATCGTGACGATTGACGCTCGCTCGCCCTATGAGCAGGTTAAGAAAGAAGTGATGCGGCTATGTTGTCCCGTTATTCTTGGAACCTCCTGA
- a CDS encoding nucleoside/nucleotide kinase family protein — MAISGPIIAVVGSDGSGKSTVGTALLAWMRETQPTALCHLGKQSGELGRAIARLPFVGKRADRRIIKVTSSARQNRRIRFFPALVMFALSMRRVIRFRRMLRLHRQGVCILTDRYPQVAVPGPMDGPSLTFSPRNSAVVQFLTIQERGLYDWMASTVPDLVIRLNVDLETAVSRKPDHRLTSLERKIADVPKLSFNGAPILDLDATEPLNVVLEKAKNAITEALIRHRAHASDGQTAL; from the coding sequence ATGGCTATCTCAGGCCCCATCATCGCTGTCGTCGGTTCGGACGGCAGCGGGAAATCGACTGTTGGCACGGCGTTGCTGGCATGGATGCGTGAGACGCAGCCGACCGCTCTCTGCCATCTTGGAAAACAGAGCGGAGAACTGGGCCGGGCGATCGCCCGGCTGCCGTTCGTGGGCAAGAGAGCAGACCGCAGAATCATCAAGGTCACCAGTAGCGCCCGCCAGAATCGCAGGATCAGGTTCTTCCCGGCTCTGGTCATGTTCGCGCTCTCCATGCGCCGCGTCATCCGCTTCCGCCGTATGCTCAGACTGCACCGGCAGGGTGTCTGCATTCTGACGGACCGCTATCCGCAAGTCGCCGTACCGGGACCGATGGACGGACCGAGCCTGACCTTTTCTCCACGCAACAGTGCTGTCGTGCAGTTCCTGACGATACAGGAACGGGGCCTCTATGACTGGATGGCAAGCACCGTTCCGGATCTGGTGATCCGTCTGAATGTCGATCTTGAGACAGCCGTATCCCGGAAGCCCGACCACCGCCTCACCTCGCTTGAACGCAAGATTGCGGATGTTCCAAAATTGAGCTTCAACGGTGCGCCCATTCTGGATCTGGATGCGACAGAACCGCTGAATGTCGTGCTGGAAAAGGCCAAAAACGCCATCACGGAAGCTCTTATCCGGCATCGGGCGCATGCCTCGGATGGACAGACAGCATTATGA
- the uraH gene encoding hydroxyisourate hydrolase: MSSLSTHVLDQVSGRPAAGMSVTLWRGETILFAGVTNEDGRCPELKSLGELEPGSYRLEFAVAPYFRREGVALSEPPFLDTVPIIFGIAAPREGKTGSHYHVPLLVAPFAYSTYRGS; encoded by the coding sequence ATGAGCAGTCTTTCAACCCACGTTCTGGATCAGGTCAGTGGTCGGCCTGCCGCCGGCATGTCGGTCACGCTCTGGCGGGGTGAGACCATCCTGTTCGCAGGCGTCACCAACGAGGACGGGCGCTGCCCAGAACTGAAATCGCTCGGTGAGCTGGAGCCCGGCTCATACCGGCTGGAATTTGCGGTCGCCCCGTATTTCCGCCGGGAAGGTGTTGCGCTGAGTGAGCCGCCATTTCTCGATACAGTGCCGATCATCTTCGGGATTGCCGCCCCTCGCGAAGGCAAGACGGGCAGCCATTATCACGTGCCTCTTCTGGTCGCGCCGTTTGCCTATTCAACCTACAGAGGCAGCTGA
- the uraD gene encoding 2-oxo-4-hydroxy-4-carboxy-5-ureidoimidazoline decarboxylase: protein MNTVFAHINALNQDDFTKLFGALYEHSPWIAQQAWKARPFQDEEALLAAFRDVVAKAPSDTQMLLIREHPELARKVGVDDTLTAASQNEQSSAGLDRLTPAEHARFTASNEAYRAKFDMPFIICVRLSEKDHILNEMERRTRNTADEERRAALAEIDKIAAIRCRDVLKTLETKA, encoded by the coding sequence ATGAACACTGTCTTCGCCCATATCAATGCGTTGAATCAGGACGACTTCACCAAGTTGTTCGGTGCGCTCTACGAACATTCGCCCTGGATCGCGCAGCAAGCATGGAAGGCGCGGCCTTTTCAGGATGAGGAGGCGCTGCTTGCCGCCTTTCGTGACGTGGTTGCCAAAGCGCCGTCTGACACCCAGATGCTGCTGATCCGTGAGCACCCCGAACTGGCGCGTAAGGTCGGGGTGGATGACACACTGACCGCGGCCTCGCAGAACGAGCAGTCTTCCGCAGGGCTTGATCGCCTGACACCCGCCGAGCATGCCCGCTTCACGGCGAGCAATGAAGCCTATCGGGCAAAATTCGACATGCCCTTCATCATCTGCGTCCGGCTCAGCGAGAAGGACCATATTCTCAATGAGATGGAGCGTCGGACGCGCAACACTGCCGACGAAGAGCGCCGGGCCGCACTGGCGGAAATCGACAAGATCGCCGCCATACGCTGCCGCGATGTTCTGAAGACACTGGAGACGAAAGCATGA
- the puuE gene encoding allantoinase PuuE produces the protein MSTYPRDMVGYGANPPDPEWPGKARVAVQFVINYEEGAENSVLHGDAGSEAFLSEMVGARSIPDARAMAMESLYEYGSRAGFWRLHRLFTERELPVTVFGVAEAMARNPEAVFAMMKADWEIASHGLRWIDYQDVPEETERHHIQRAIALQQALTGKRPLGWYQGRTSPNTARLIAEEGGFVYDADSYADDLPYYDHTWESVTGKPQLIVPYTLDVNDMKIVAYNGFSEGEEFFRYLRDTFDQLWEEGATHPRMMSVGLHCRIAGRPGRARAVARFLDHVRQHDRVWVARRIDIARHWLKVFPE, from the coding sequence ATGAGCACTTATCCCCGCGACATGGTGGGTTACGGCGCGAACCCGCCGGACCCGGAATGGCCCGGCAAGGCCCGTGTGGCCGTGCAGTTCGTCATCAATTACGAGGAGGGGGCTGAAAACTCCGTCCTGCATGGTGACGCCGGGTCGGAGGCGTTTCTCTCCGAAATGGTCGGCGCACGCTCCATTCCCGATGCCCGGGCGATGGCGATGGAGAGCCTCTACGAATACGGCTCCCGCGCCGGATTCTGGCGTCTGCATCGTCTGTTCACGGAACGCGAGCTGCCGGTCACGGTCTTTGGCGTCGCCGAGGCGATGGCGCGCAATCCGGAAGCCGTGTTCGCCATGATGAAGGCGGACTGGGAAATCGCCTCGCACGGTCTGCGGTGGATTGATTATCAGGACGTGCCTGAAGAGACCGAGCGTCACCATATCCAGCGTGCGATTGCGCTCCAGCAGGCGCTGACCGGCAAGCGTCCGCTGGGCTGGTATCAGGGCCGCACCAGCCCGAACACGGCGCGGCTGATCGCCGAAGAAGGCGGTTTTGTCTACGATGCCGATTCCTACGCCGACGATCTCCCCTATTATGACCACACATGGGAATCCGTAACGGGAAAGCCGCAGTTGATCGTGCCTTACACGCTCGACGTGAACGACATGAAGATCGTGGCGTATAACGGTTTTTCAGAGGGCGAGGAGTTCTTCCGCTATCTGCGCGATACATTCGATCAGCTGTGGGAGGAAGGAGCCACTCACCCCCGGATGATGTCCGTCGGGCTTCATTGCCGCATTGCCGGACGACCGGGACGGGCACGGGCCGTGGCGCGGTTCCTTGACCATGTGAGGCAGCATGACCGGGTCTGGGTCGCGCGGCGCATCGACATCGCCCGCCACTGGCTCAAGGTCTTTCCGGAATGA
- a CDS encoding pyridoxal-phosphate-dependent aminotransferase family protein, whose translation MTVPVFGQIDPPQRLLMGPGPVNVHPRVLRAMSADMLGQFDPEMTTYMNETMELYREVFMTRNRWTFLIDGTARAGIEAALVSLLEPGMTVLIVRAGRFGLLLSEIAERIGADIRTIDLEWGEVASLDAIEAAFKAHKPRVFACIHGDTSTTTAQPLEGLGELCRKYDVLSYVDATATLGGMPVDVDGCGLDIVTAGLQKCMGGPPGSSPITISDRAAEHIFSRRHVEKGIRGADADDGYGARISSNYFDLAMVMDYWSEKRLNHHTEATTMLYGARECGRVMLEEGLKNRFDRHRAAGAAMTAGLRALGLKVFGHDEYRMTNVTGVWIPDGVNGEAVRRRMREDFEIEIGTAFGPLAGKIWRIGAMGYNAMKHKVLLTLGALESVLAAEGYATPRGAGVDAALIAWNKVLPDALKAHDA comes from the coding sequence ATGACCGTGCCAGTTTTCGGCCAGATCGATCCGCCGCAGCGTCTGTTGATGGGACCGGGACCGGTCAATGTGCATCCGCGTGTGCTGCGGGCGATGAGCGCGGACATGCTTGGGCAATTCGATCCCGAGATGACGACCTACATGAACGAGACGATGGAACTCTATCGGGAAGTGTTCATGACGCGGAACCGCTGGACGTTCCTGATCGACGGCACGGCGCGCGCGGGTATCGAGGCGGCGCTGGTGTCGCTGCTGGAACCCGGCATGACGGTGCTGATCGTGCGTGCCGGGCGGTTCGGCCTCCTGCTATCTGAAATCGCGGAGCGGATCGGGGCGGACATTCGCACGATTGATCTGGAATGGGGCGAAGTCGCTTCTCTGGACGCCATCGAGGCCGCCTTCAAGGCACACAAGCCGCGCGTCTTCGCCTGTATTCACGGCGACACCTCCACGACAACGGCACAGCCGCTTGAAGGTCTGGGCGAACTCTGCCGCAAATATGACGTGCTGTCCTATGTCGATGCGACCGCCACCCTCGGCGGCATGCCGGTGGATGTGGACGGCTGCGGTCTGGATATCGTCACGGCAGGGCTTCAGAAGTGCATGGGAGGGCCGCCGGGCTCCTCACCCATCACGATTTCCGACCGCGCTGCCGAGCATATCTTCAGCCGTCGTCACGTGGAAAAAGGCATTCGCGGCGCGGATGCCGATGATGGTTATGGGGCGCGGATCAGCTCCAACTACTTCGATCTGGCCATGGTCATGGATTACTGGTCGGAGAAGCGTCTGAACCACCATACCGAAGCAACGACCATGCTCTATGGCGCACGTGAGTGCGGGCGGGTGATGCTGGAAGAGGGTCTGAAAAACCGCTTCGATCGTCACCGTGCTGCCGGAGCCGCCATGACAGCGGGACTTCGGGCTCTGGGGCTGAAAGTGTTCGGGCACGATGAATACCGCATGACGAACGTGACCGGCGTGTGGATTCCGGATGGGGTGAATGGTGAGGCGGTACGTCGCCGGATGCGCGAGGATTTCGAGATCGAGATCGGCACGGCGTTCGGGCCGCTGGCTGGCAAGATCTGGCGGATTGGCGCAATGGGCTACAACGCCATGAAGCACAAGGTGCTCCTGACGCTCGGCGCACTGGAAAGCGTTCTGGCCGCGGAAGGCTACGCCACCCCGCGTGGTGCTGGCGTGGATGCCGCGCTGATCGCATGGAACAAGGTGCTTCCGGATGCCCTGAAAGCGCACGACGCATGA
- a CDS encoding allantoate amidohydrolase, with translation MVRTMTDTGTDSGAAAGERAVARCDVLGVSPFSDEIDLLYRPWLGPGFIATVEAISNWMRQAGMTVRQDAATNLIGRYEGTTLDAPALLFGSHLDSVRDGGRYDGMLGVIAALEVVAGFHERGERFPFAIEIVGFGDEEGSRFPITMLTTRSIAGVLEEDDPVAAFAGLRDGTGLTVEQALARVGLTPRGMAAARRPKDSVLAYVEAHIEQGPVLEAEGRALGVVSGIAAQRRFEIRVHGMAGHAGTMAMSLRQDALTAAAEMVLAIERIGVAGGDRDGLVATVGLLRTWPGVANVVPGDVTFTIDVRAGTNTTRDRTVDVFLAALKEIAERRGVEIEIIPRENLDPSPCDPHLMTLMETAVQDVTGEPARVLVSGAGHDAMIMSRLAPMAMLFIRCEKGISHNPAEAVLPADVGEAVIALTRFVRLFADDCSKTQGRHSA, from the coding sequence ATGGTGAGGACCATGACGGACACCGGCACGGACTCTGGCGCGGCGGCTGGCGAACGCGCCGTCGCCCGATGTGATGTGCTCGGCGTTTCCCCTTTCAGCGATGAAATTGATCTGCTCTATCGCCCGTGGCTTGGTCCGGGGTTCATTGCCACGGTGGAAGCCATTTCGAACTGGATGCGTCAGGCGGGCATGACGGTAAGGCAGGACGCCGCCACCAACCTGATCGGTCGTTATGAAGGCACAACGCTGGACGCGCCCGCTCTGTTGTTCGGCTCGCATCTGGACTCGGTGCGGGATGGCGGGCGCTATGACGGGATGCTCGGCGTCATCGCGGCGCTGGAAGTGGTCGCCGGATTTCATGAAAGAGGCGAACGCTTTCCCTTCGCCATCGAGATTGTCGGTTTCGGCGATGAGGAAGGCTCACGCTTTCCCATCACCATGCTGACCACCCGCTCCATCGCCGGTGTTCTGGAAGAGGATGACCCTGTCGCTGCTTTTGCCGGGCTCCGTGATGGCACCGGCCTCACGGTCGAACAGGCTCTGGCGCGCGTGGGACTGACGCCGCGCGGTATGGCGGCCGCCAGGCGTCCAAAAGACAGCGTTCTGGCCTATGTCGAGGCACATATCGAGCAGGGGCCGGTGCTGGAAGCCGAAGGACGGGCGCTCGGCGTGGTGAGCGGCATTGCGGCGCAAAGGCGTTTCGAGATCAGGGTGCATGGCATGGCGGGTCATGCCGGCACCATGGCGATGTCACTTCGGCAGGATGCGCTGACGGCGGCGGCGGAAATGGTTCTGGCCATCGAGCGCATCGGTGTGGCGGGCGGGGATCGCGACGGGCTTGTGGCCACTGTCGGTCTGTTGCGCACATGGCCGGGCGTGGCGAATGTCGTGCCGGGTGACGTCACTTTCACCATCGACGTCCGCGCCGGAACCAACACGACACGCGACAGGACCGTGGACGTGTTTCTTGCCGCCCTGAAAGAGATTGCCGAACGCCGTGGCGTCGAGATCGAGATCATCCCCCGTGAAAATCTCGATCCCTCCCCCTGTGATCCGCATCTCATGACGCTGATGGAAACAGCCGTTCAGGACGTGACCGGCGAGCCTGCACGCGTATTGGTGAGCGGCGCGGGGCATGACGCGATGATCATGTCGCGACTGGCGCCGATGGCGATGCTGTTCATCCGCTGCGAGAAAGGCATCAGTCACAACCCGGCGGAAGCCGTGCTGCCCGCCGACGTAGGCGAGGCCGTTATCGCGCTGACCCGCTTTGTCCGCCTCTTCGCCGACGATTGCAGCAAGACCCAAGGGAGACATTCCGCATGA
- a CDS encoding gamma-glutamyltransferase family protein — protein MLHTARSLRGMVTAPHHLASQAGLAILRDGGSALEAVVATAAALAVVYPHMTSIGGDAFWLITWPDGRTETIDACGAAAAAADLDLYRKAGHKTVPWRGALAANTVAGTLSGWAKALELAEKANGSVLPLQQILAEAIHHAEAGVPVTAGGAALAREKSAELAPVSGYAAIFEPEGRPLKEGDILRNPALGATLRELAASGLQDFYTGSVARRIAADLASAGSPVSAEDLATHRAQVRAPLSVPIKGATLYNMAPPTQGVASLLILALFDRLKAVEGESFAHIHGLIEATKQAFRYRDTHVGDPAYMTVEAQHLLDDPAALDAMAAAIDPQRAAPWPHPSQAGDTVWMGAVDANGVGVSMIQSTYFEFGSGVVLPQTGIVWQNRGASFRLEEDGWNALRPGRKPFHTLNPAAARFDDGRVMVYGTMGGEGQPQTQAAVFSRYARYGMGLQAAVTAPRWLLGRTWGQESVTLKYEDRFDPALIAQLGAAGHAIERVAPFTSMMGHAGALVRHPDGVIEGATDPRSDGGVAAW, from the coding sequence ATGCTGCACACGGCCCGTTCATTGCGCGGCATGGTTACCGCACCGCACCATCTGGCGTCACAGGCAGGCCTTGCCATTCTTCGTGATGGCGGCTCGGCTCTTGAGGCCGTCGTGGCGACCGCCGCGGCCCTCGCCGTCGTCTATCCTCATATGACTTCCATCGGCGGCGACGCCTTCTGGCTCATCACATGGCCCGATGGACGTACCGAAACCATTGACGCCTGCGGAGCCGCCGCCGCGGCCGCCGATCTGGATCTGTATCGCAAGGCGGGTCACAAGACCGTGCCGTGGCGTGGGGCGCTGGCCGCCAATACGGTTGCAGGCACCCTGTCGGGCTGGGCGAAGGCGCTGGAACTGGCGGAAAAAGCCAACGGGTCGGTGCTGCCGCTGCAACAGATTCTTGCCGAAGCCATTCACCATGCCGAAGCCGGTGTTCCCGTCACGGCGGGCGGAGCCGCGCTGGCCCGTGAGAAATCTGCCGAACTCGCACCTGTATCGGGCTACGCCGCTATCTTTGAACCCGAAGGCCGTCCGCTGAAAGAAGGCGATATTCTGCGCAATCCGGCCCTCGGCGCGACCCTCCGCGAACTGGCTGCGTCCGGACTTCAGGATTTCTATACCGGCTCCGTCGCGCGCCGTATCGCTGCCGATCTTGCCAGCGCGGGCAGTCCGGTCAGTGCCGAGGATCTCGCAACGCACCGGGCGCAGGTCCGTGCTCCGCTCTCCGTGCCTATCAAGGGCGCGACGCTCTACAACATGGCCCCGCCGACACAGGGCGTTGCATCCCTGCTCATTCTCGCACTTTTCGACAGGCTGAAAGCCGTTGAAGGTGAGAGTTTCGCGCATATTCACGGACTGATCGAAGCGACCAAGCAGGCGTTCCGTTACCGCGACACGCATGTGGGCGACCCGGCCTATATGACGGTCGAAGCGCAGCATCTTCTGGATGATCCGGCAGCACTGGATGCCATGGCCGCGGCCATTGATCCGCAGCGTGCCGCACCGTGGCCGCACCCATCGCAGGCGGGCGATACCGTGTGGATGGGCGCGGTCGATGCGAACGGTGTCGGCGTGAGCATGATCCAGAGCACCTATTTCGAGTTCGGCTCCGGCGTCGTGCTGCCGCAGACCGGCATCGTCTGGCAGAATCGTGGGGCCAGTTTCCGTCTTGAAGAGGATGGTTGGAACGCGCTCCGGCCCGGTCGCAAGCCGTTCCACACCCTGAACCCGGCCGCAGCCCGCTTCGATGATGGACGCGTGATGGTCTACGGCACGATGGGCGGCGAAGGACAGCCACAGACGCAGGCCGCCGTGTTCTCGCGCTATGCCCGTTACGGCATGGGTCTTCAGGCCGCTGTCACCGCGCCGCGCTGGCTGCTTGGACGCACATGGGGACAGGAAAGCGTGACCCTGAAATATGAGGACCGGTTCGACCCGGCTCTGATCGCACAACTGGGCGCAGCGGGACACGCCATCGAGCGGGTCGCGCCTTTCACGTCCATGATGGGACATGCCGGAGCGCTGGTCCGCCATCCGGATGGTGTGATTGAAGGGGCGACCGATCCACGCAGCGACGGAGGGGTCGCGGCATGGTGA
- a CDS encoding ammonium transporter, whose translation MFPEQVSTANILSAFIYVVSAVSVILVLIGLGLVDAGLVRKNNVLHCWVQKITTCMIGGLATFFVGDAIWQWQFYTAFGTPHPFLQAFIDWWPGSAAMSTPALAQDPKLVPGADTQQVFSVFFVTFAMATVALIHSGTVERIRSAPLYVMSLATGLIFCPLAAYLTWGPLSPLTNNGLHDFEGAVALYVFTGTWTLVTAWRMGPRAGVFTPDPEGVQPKPSNYGNIASGALFVFMAIPLIALGSTWITPGKTVYGITMVPTGLGIVLKNVFLALLGGGVSGAALAALLKEPVWVFFGPIAGAVMTGTVFDVAGSMESLAFGVIGPILAVVVSRVLVHLHIDEPKVAPLAFGPGIVGSLAGGFLHWGTGTGGFTDLPAPYALDHAHITPLFQLIGIITVILLSAVPAYVICRVFEATSGLRISRECERNGMDVTYWGHDKD comes from the coding sequence ATGTTTCCTGAACAGGTTTCGACGGCCAATATTCTGTCCGCATTCATCTATGTCGTCAGCGCCGTCAGTGTGATCCTGGTGCTGATCGGCCTTGGTCTGGTCGATGCCGGTCTGGTCCGAAAAAACAATGTTCTGCATTGCTGGGTGCAGAAAATAACCACCTGCATGATCGGTGGTCTCGCCACGTTTTTTGTGGGGGACGCCATCTGGCAGTGGCAGTTCTATACCGCATTCGGCACGCCACATCCGTTCCTGCAGGCCTTTATTGACTGGTGGCCCGGAAGTGCCGCCATGAGTACGCCCGCTTTGGCGCAGGATCCGAAACTGGTTCCCGGCGCCGATACGCAGCAGGTCTTCTCGGTCTTCTTCGTGACCTTCGCCATGGCGACCGTCGCCCTCATTCACAGCGGAACGGTGGAGCGGATACGCAGTGCGCCGCTCTATGTCATGTCGCTTGCAACAGGCCTCATCTTCTGCCCGCTCGCAGCATATCTGACATGGGGTCCGCTTTCGCCTCTCACCAATAATGGTCTGCATGATTTTGAAGGAGCCGTCGCGCTTTACGTCTTTACCGGCACATGGACGCTGGTAACGGCATGGCGAATGGGACCGCGAGCCGGTGTGTTTACTCCCGACCCTGAAGGGGTGCAGCCGAAACCAAGCAATTACGGCAATATTGCTTCAGGGGCGCTGTTCGTTTTCATGGCGATCCCGCTCATCGCCCTTGGTTCGACTTGGATCACACCGGGGAAGACTGTTTACGGCATCACCATGGTCCCGACCGGACTGGGTATCGTGCTGAAAAACGTGTTCCTTGCCCTGCTGGGCGGTGGTGTCAGCGGGGCCGCTCTGGCGGCGCTTCTGAAAGAGCCGGTCTGGGTGTTTTTCGGTCCCATCGCCGGAGCCGTCATGACCGGCACCGTTTTTGATGTTGCCGGTTCTATGGAAAGCCTTGCCTTCGGCGTGATCGGTCCGATCCTTGCCGTGGTCGTGTCCCGCGTGCTCGTGCATCTGCACATTGATGAGCCGAAAGTGGCGCCGCTTGCCTTTGGCCCCGGCATCGTCGGTTCACTGGCTGGTGGTTTCCTGCACTGGGGGACTGGAACCGGCGGTTTTACCGATCTGCCTGCGCCCTATGCGCTCGATCACGCCCATATCACGCCGCTATTTCAGTTGATCGGCATCATCACAGTGATTCTGCTGTCTGCTGTGCCCGCCTATGTCATCTGTCGCGTTTTTGAAGCCACCTCCGGGCTTCGTATCTCCCGGGAGTGCGAAAGAAACGGTATGGACGTGACCTACTGGGGGCACGACAAGGACTGA